Proteins co-encoded in one Acidobacteriota bacterium genomic window:
- a CDS encoding TerC family protein gives MEWLSDPQIWIAFATLTVLELVLGIDNVIFISILSGKLPPEQRAKARYVGLALALGIRILLLMSLSWVIGLTAPLFSIWGWGFAGKDLVLLFGGLFLIAKSTHEIHGSLEGEEGEGSKKTYAGFVSVIIQIVLLDIVFSLDSVITAVGMISTTYGPNGIYIMIAAVVISIIAMMLFAGQIGAFVQRHPTIKMLALSFLLLIGVMLVAEAFHQTIPKGYIYFAMAFSVFVEMLNIRLRKKAAPVHLHNRFSDEDEAKAIETEPEAK, from the coding sequence ATGGAATGGCTCTCTGACCCGCAGATCTGGATCGCGTTTGCGACATTAACCGTATTAGAACTCGTCCTCGGGATCGATAATGTGATCTTCATATCGATCCTGTCGGGCAAACTTCCGCCTGAACAAAGGGCTAAGGCTCGCTATGTGGGGCTTGCATTGGCACTGGGTATCCGTATTCTGCTGCTGATGTCTCTGTCATGGGTCATCGGGCTGACCGCGCCGCTCTTCTCTATTTGGGGATGGGGATTTGCCGGTAAAGACCTTGTTTTGCTCTTCGGAGGCCTGTTCTTAATAGCTAAAAGCACCCATGAAATTCACGGCAGCCTGGAGGGAGAAGAAGGCGAAGGTTCTAAGAAAACCTATGCCGGTTTTGTCAGTGTAATTATACAGATCGTCCTGCTCGACATCGTATTTTCTCTCGATTCGGTTATAACTGCGGTCGGAATGATCAGCACGACCTATGGCCCGAACGGGATCTATATAATGATCGCGGCCGTAGTTATTTCGATCATCGCGATGATGCTTTTTGCCGGGCAGATCGGGGCATTTGTTCAGCGGCACCCGACCATTAAAATGCTGGCGCTCTCGTTCCTGCTCCTGATCGGCGTAATGCTCGTGGCCGAGGCGTTTCATCAGACAATTCCGAAGGGCTACATCTACTTTGCGATGGCATTCTCGGTCTTTGTTGAGATGCTGAATATTCGGCTGCGTAAGAAAGCAGCTCCAGTTCATCTGCACAATCGTTTTTCTGACGAGGACGAGGCCAAAGCCATAGAAACAGAACCCGAGGCAAAATAG
- a CDS encoding dihydroorotase — protein MKLLIANGHLIDPAAQENTGMSVLIEDGKVTAWIKPGEGVPEGCEVFDASGMLVAPGFIDIHVHLREPGQEHKETIASGCAAAVAGGWTSVCPMPNTNPVNDNAAITRYMIEQAERAGLANVFPIGAITKSSDGSELAEMGEMKAAGAVAVSDDGRPVPNAGIMRRAMQYARDFDLPVIDHCEDKSLSSGGVMHEGKISLLLGLKGMPALAEDIDAVRDIILAEETGAHLHIAHVSTKGAVEAVRRAKNEGLNVTCEVTPHHFTLTDRAVEGYDTNTKMAPPLRSEEHLAAIIEGLRDGTIDAIATDHAPHHADEKALEYDRAPMGITGLETAIGLAFNELVHKGVIGLARLVELCSANPARIFKLAGRGTLAPGSIADITIIDPDLQWTYKSSESRSKSRNSPFNNWEFFGGPVATIVGGRIVYRR, from the coding sequence ATGAAGTTATTGATCGCAAACGGCCATCTCATCGATCCGGCCGCACAAGAAAATACTGGGATGTCTGTCCTCATTGAGGACGGCAAGGTAACCGCATGGATCAAACCCGGGGAAGGCGTCCCCGAAGGCTGTGAGGTTTTCGATGCGAGTGGAATGCTCGTCGCTCCGGGCTTTATCGACATACATGTGCATCTGCGTGAGCCAGGGCAGGAACATAAAGAAACGATCGCGAGCGGATGCGCGGCGGCGGTCGCGGGTGGTTGGACGAGCGTTTGCCCGATGCCAAATACGAATCCGGTCAATGATAATGCCGCGATCACGCGTTACATGATCGAGCAGGCGGAGCGTGCGGGTTTGGCGAATGTTTTCCCGATCGGGGCGATCACTAAATCTTCCGACGGTTCCGAACTTGCCGAGATGGGCGAGATGAAAGCTGCCGGAGCCGTTGCTGTCTCGGACGATGGCCGTCCGGTGCCGAATGCCGGAATTATGCGGCGTGCTATGCAGTATGCACGCGATTTCGACCTGCCGGTGATCGATCATTGCGAAGACAAATCGCTCTCGTCCGGCGGCGTGATGCACGAGGGAAAGATCTCACTCTTACTTGGCCTTAAAGGCATGCCTGCACTTGCCGAAGATATCGACGCGGTTCGCGACATCATACTTGCCGAAGAGACCGGGGCTCATTTACATATCGCTCACGTTTCTACCAAAGGTGCGGTCGAGGCTGTTCGTCGGGCCAAGAATGAAGGCTTGAACGTGACTTGCGAGGTGACGCCGCATCATTTTACGCTGACTGATAGAGCGGTCGAGGGCTACGACACGAACACGAAAATGGCACCGCCGCTTCGCAGCGAAGAGCACCTCGCTGCCATTATCGAAGGCCTCCGCGACGGAACCATCGACGCCATCGCAACCGACCACGCCCCGCACCACGCCGACGAAAAGGCTCTCGAATATGACCGTGCTCCAATGGGGATCACCGGCCTCGAAACCGCTATCGGCCTCGCTTTTAATGAACTCGTCCACAAAGGCGTGATCGGCCTCGCTCGTCTTGTCGAGCTGTGCTCGGCCAATCCGGCCCGGATATTTAAGCTCGCTGGACGTGGGACTTTGGCTCCGGGATCGATCGCGGATATCACCATCATCGATCCTGATCTGCAGTGGACTTACAAGTCATCGGAATCGCGTTCGAAATCAAGAAATTCACCGTTCAATAACTGGGAATTTTTTGGAGGACCGGTCGCGACAATAGTTGGCGGCAGGATCGTTTATCGCCGATAA
- a CDS encoding aspartate carbamoyltransferase catalytic subunit: MEKPFKRRDLLGIRNLSAAEIVGILDTAENFSEISTREVKKVPALRGKTVINLFFEASTRTRTSFELAAKRLSADAVNISVSSSSVTKGETLLDTALNLDAMAPDCIVVRHSSAGVPHQLAKVSRAAIVNAGDGANEHPTQALLDAMTIREHKHQIDGLEIAIVGDILHSRVARSNIHLLTKLGAKIRVAGPGTLVPNDFQYLVESGLTVCPNVEDAIAGADVVMILRIQRERQDSAYFPTLREYSIHYGLTNDRLDLAKKDAIVLHPGPMNRGIEIASEVADSSRSLILDQVKYGVAVRMAVLYLATGGSVVSS; this comes from the coding sequence ATGGAAAAACCATTCAAGAGAAGAGATCTGTTGGGAATTCGCAATCTCTCAGCGGCCGAGATCGTCGGCATTCTCGATACGGCTGAGAATTTTAGCGAGATCTCGACGCGTGAGGTGAAGAAGGTTCCGGCGCTTCGCGGTAAGACCGTCATCAATCTCTTTTTCGAAGCCTCGACGCGAACCCGCACATCTTTCGAGCTTGCCGCCAAACGCCTTTCGGCTGACGCCGTGAATATCAGCGTTTCGTCGTCAAGCGTTACCAAAGGCGAGACGCTGCTCGACACGGCCCTGAACCTCGACGCTATGGCCCCGGATTGCATCGTCGTGCGTCATTCGAGTGCCGGCGTGCCGCACCAACTCGCAAAAGTAAGCCGTGCAGCGATCGTCAACGCCGGCGACGGAGCGAACGAACACCCGACGCAGGCTTTGCTCGACGCGATGACGATCCGCGAACACAAACACCAGATCGACGGCCTCGAGATCGCGATCGTCGGCGACATTCTGCACAGTCGAGTGGCTCGGTCGAATATCCATCTGCTGACCAAACTCGGTGCGAAGATCCGGGTTGCGGGCCCCGGAACGTTGGTTCCAAACGATTTCCAATATCTCGTCGAAAGTGGCCTCACGGTCTGCCCGAACGTCGAGGACGCCATCGCCGGAGCCGACGTCGTCATGATCCTCCGCATCCAACGCGAACGCCAGGACTCAGCATATTTTCCGACGCTCCGTGAATATTCGATCCACTACGGCCTAACAAACGACCGCCTCGACCTGGCAAAAAAAGACGCGATCGTCCTTCATCCGGGTCCGATGAATCGAGGGATCGAGATCGCTTCAGAAGTCGCCGACAGCTCGCGTTCGCTTATTTTGGATCAGGTAAAATATGGTGTGGCGGTCAGAATGGCGGTTCTTTATCTCGCGACGGGCGGCTCGGTAGTTAGCAGTTAG
- the pyrR gene encoding bifunctional pyr operon transcriptional regulator/uracil phosphoribosyltransferase PyrR, whose protein sequence is MVEKSRIMDSAAMKRALRRLATEIVESNHGPKDLYIVGIRRRGVPLAERIVDKIEAIEGERPLYGILDITLYRDDLSTVGANPIVNRTELEHDIDGKIVVLVDDVLYTGRTIRAAMDQLMDFGRPRKVQLAVLIDRGTEHRELPIQADFVGKKVPTKQTEIIKVMLKEYDDVEAVGIFERPSE, encoded by the coding sequence TTGGTAGAAAAGTCGCGAATAATGGATTCGGCGGCGATGAAACGTGCCCTTCGGCGGCTCGCGACCGAGATCGTCGAATCGAATCACGGCCCGAAAGACCTCTACATTGTCGGCATCCGCCGCCGCGGCGTACCGCTGGCGGAGCGGATCGTCGATAAGATCGAGGCGATCGAAGGCGAGCGTCCGCTATACGGCATCCTCGATATAACGCTCTATCGCGACGATCTCTCGACCGTCGGAGCAAATCCGATCGTCAATCGCACCGAACTTGAGCATGATATCGATGGCAAGATCGTCGTGCTCGTTGACGATGTACTCTACACGGGCCGAACGATCCGTGCAGCGATGGATCAGCTAATGGATTTTGGCCGTCCGCGTAAAGTTCAGCTCGCCGTCCTCATCGATCGTGGCACCGAACACCGCGAATTGCCGATCCAGGCCGATTTTGTCGGCAAAAAAGTCCCGACCAAGCAAACCGAGATCATCAAGGTCATGCTCAAAGAATATGACGATGTTGAGGCCGTGGGCATTTTTGAACGGCCGAGTGAATAA